A part of Drosophila bipectinata strain 14024-0381.07 chromosome 3L, DbipHiC1v2, whole genome shotgun sequence genomic DNA contains:
- the LOC108133929 gene encoding uncharacterized protein isoform X2 has protein sequence MSPADDNSFATTSGNKKATYTLICIKVVELCLLICCLGLIDEPATNSHLRVFITPRVMALCYVTFGALAIYTAIYLIMALFGDLTPWRTATLWALVGFCLFVAVTALLFRDWSTTKDRNYWHPNMHRLDLVMASASISLVTSLVFLLDILITIRFGVHGDLE, from the exons ATGTCGCCGGCGGATGATAATTCCTTTGCCACAACCAGTGGCAACAAAAAGGCCACCTATACTCTGATATGCATCAAAGTTGTAGAGTTG tgCCTTTTGATATGCTGCCTGGGTCTAATCGATGAGCCAGCCACCAACTCCCATCTTCGGGTGTTCATCACGCCCCGGGTCATGGCTCTCTGCTATGTGACTTTTGGAGCTCTGGCTATCTACACTGCCATCTACTTGATAATGGCGCTCTTTGGTGATTT GACTCCCTGGCGCACGGCTACCCTTTGGGCTCTGGTGGGCTTCTGCCTGTTTGTGGCCGTTACGGCTCTGCTTTTCCGGGACTGGTCCACCACCAAGGATCGCAACTACTGGCACCCGAACATGCATCGCCTGGATCTCGTAATGGCCTCCGCTTCGATTTCCCTGGTCACATCATTGGTCTTTCTGCTGGACATCCTTATCACCATTCGTTTTGGTGTCCATGGCGATCTTGAATGA
- the LOC108133929 gene encoding uncharacterized protein isoform X1, producing the protein MSYLRSIEISRVEMSPADDNSFATTSGNKKATYTLICIKVVELCLLICCLGLIDEPATNSHLRVFITPRVMALCYVTFGALAIYTAIYLIMALFGDLTPWRTATLWALVGFCLFVAVTALLFRDWSTTKDRNYWHPNMHRLDLVMASASISLVTSLVFLLDILITIRFGVHGDLE; encoded by the exons ATGAGTTACTTGCGATCGATAG AAATCTCAAGAGTGGAAATGTCGCCGGCGGATGATAATTCCTTTGCCACAACCAGTGGCAACAAAAAGGCCACCTATACTCTGATATGCATCAAAGTTGTAGAGTTG tgCCTTTTGATATGCTGCCTGGGTCTAATCGATGAGCCAGCCACCAACTCCCATCTTCGGGTGTTCATCACGCCCCGGGTCATGGCTCTCTGCTATGTGACTTTTGGAGCTCTGGCTATCTACACTGCCATCTACTTGATAATGGCGCTCTTTGGTGATTT GACTCCCTGGCGCACGGCTACCCTTTGGGCTCTGGTGGGCTTCTGCCTGTTTGTGGCCGTTACGGCTCTGCTTTTCCGGGACTGGTCCACCACCAAGGATCGCAACTACTGGCACCCGAACATGCATCGCCTGGATCTCGTAATGGCCTCCGCTTCGATTTCCCTGGTCACATCATTGGTCTTTCTGCTGGACATCCTTATCACCATTCGTTTTGGTGTCCATGGCGATCTTGAATGA
- the RecQ5 gene encoding ATP-dependent DNA helicase Q5: MTQESAVYKALKEHFGHSKFKSELQEKAVECAVKKKQDVYVSMPTGSGKSLCFQLPGLMCENQITIVFSPLLALIKDQIDHLTKLKVPADSLNSKMSTKERDRVIMDLRAVKTTLRFLYITPEQAATKFFQELLHTLHKHKKLAYFAVDEAHCVSQWGHDFRPDYLKLGELRSKYPDITWLALTATASKEVREDIYKQLRLKQPVAQFSTPSFRKNLFYDIVYKNSIEDDFQHLADFARHCFGDSKEFKEQPKPQRGCGIVYCRTREQVERMAIGVTKQGIAAVAYHAGLKTAERTEVQEAWMRGEKPIICATNSFGMGVDKATVRFVIHWDVPQNVAAYYQESGRAGRDGLPSFCRLYYGREDVRSIRFLLQNDAQRARGRGDKEMLTERALKQFEKITEFCERTTCRHKLFSDFFGDPTPQCNGQCDVCKRPKKAEKALEMFHRLCMDDTFKSHISLQDCADLYEGGRVGAKRAAQDYADGESGSDDDSGSSHSNMAKKAKRDAEDFIRQQFKLRKQISAARQLEQDTATQISRVRQAEATETKIAGLQSTQREKYLTAIIDALKANVEKCQDDPEQQPKSVLKYNDYEAMAVDMEYEVFSQQKVANMYRHALVKQISIIKQLTGKTQLMPLLADYIPKPETSSKGAWTGGSVAYFERKLKELEEQRPQSLKETPKALKERKGFKQDSSKQTSIASFFKKEIKEEPMDESAETSPTIKKEPEEPETKEEDKKNENPSSNQIKDEPMDTQDSPQSDLDALPDSMVGERKYKLLSNDDGTYDTHRRKRVSHQHQPKEKESSKTKASFQQLFGSFKSESEEEPEAPSVLEEKSEKSSRKPETLGFMTAREMLDKSKPKEKDNKSEPLRFISAKELLEKNKTKEEKKEEVQDTNREKEKSKPKDSSLAKKEEREDKIDDQKKESVKKEDSESKSRKDVPKESSSEKQKDRKVQEKQTSSKDSSSEKKDIKNVDSKKSSRKDSKPEKHQQKNDVSKNVVQWLNPYYKRKIATKELFKALAKLLTQRICDGILGDGDAGKCYIKETFHGLQMIKNDQDIEKYFIKSK, encoded by the exons ATGACACAGGAAAGCGCTGTCTACAAGGCGCTAAAGGAGCACTTCGGCCATTCTAAATTCAAATCGGAGCTACAGGAAAAGGCTGTCGAATGCGCAGTCAAAA AGAAACAGGATGTGTACGTTTCGATGCCAACGGGATCGGGCAAGTCCCTGTGCTTCCAACTGCCCGGTCTGATGTGCGAAAACCAAATAACGATTGTGTTTTCACCTTTGCTGGCTTTGATCAAAGATCAAATCGACCACCTAACGAAGCTGAAAGTGCCGGCCGATTCGTTGAACTCCAAGATGAGCACTAAGGAGCGGGATCGTGTGATTATGGATCTGCGTGCCGTAAAGACGACCCTACGATTTCTGTACATCACCCCGGAGCAGGCGGCCACCAAGTTCTTTCAGGAACTGCTGCACACGCTCCACAAACACAAGAAGCTGGCCTACTTTGCGGTGGATGAGGCGCATTGTGTTAGCCAGTGGGGTCATGACTTCCGGCCCGATTACCTGAAGTTGGGGGAGCTCCGATCCAAGTATCCGGACATCACATGGCTGGCGCTGACGGCTACAGCATCCAAGGAAGTGCGGGAGGATATATACAAGCAGCTGAGGCTAAAGCAACCAGTCGCTCAGTTCAGTACGCCCAGCTTCAGGAAGAACCTCTTCTACGATATAGTCTACAAGAACTCCATAGAGGACGACTTTCAGCATCTGGCGGACTTTGCCAGGCACTGTTTCGGCGACTCCAAGGAGTTCAAGGAGCAGCCCAAGCCTCAAAGAGGATGCGGCATAGTCTATTGTCGGACCCGCGAGCAAGTGGAGCGCATGGCAATCGGTGTCACCAAGCAGGGAATCGCAGCGGTGGCCTACCATGCTGGCCTGAAGACTGCCGAACGTACGGAAGTTCAGGAAGCCTGGATGCGAGGAGAAAAGCCTATCATCTGTGCCACCAACAGCTTCGGAATGGGTGTGGACAAGGCCACTGTGCGCTTCGTTATCCACTGGGATGTGCCCCAAAATGTGGCTGCCTACTACCAGGAGTCCGGTCGCGCTGGACGCGATGGTCTTCCATCCTTTTGCAGATTGTACTACGGCCGAGAGGATGTCCGGAGCATTCGATTTCTGCTTCAAAACGATGCCCAACGAGCCAGGGGTCGTGGCGACAAGGAGATGCTTACGGAACGGGCTCTGAAGCAGTTCGAAAAGATCACAGAGTTTTGCGAGCGGACGACTTGCCGGCATAAGCTCTTTTCGGACTTCTTTGGAGATCCGACGCCGCAATGCAACGGCCAGTGCGATGTTTGCAAGCGTCCCAAGAAAGCGGAGAAGGCTCTGGAGATGTTCCATCGATTGTGCATGGACGACACCTTCAAGTCGCATATTTCGTTACAAGACTGCGCTGATCTTTATGAAGGTGGTCGGGTTGGTGCCAAGCGTGCTGCTCAGGATTACGCCGATGGAGAATCGGGCTCGGACGACGATTCTGGATCGAGCCACTCAAACATGGCTAAGAAAGCTAAGAGAGATGCCGAGGACTTTATACGCCAGCAGTTCAAGTTGCGGAAACAAATAAGCGCTGCCCGCCAGCTGGAACAGGATACTGCCACCCAAATATCGCGCGTCCGGCAAGCAGAGGCCACTGAGACGAAGATAGCTGGACTGCAGTCCACCCAACGGGAGAAGTACCTCACGGCCATCATCGATGCTCTCAAGGCTAATGTGGAGAAGTGCCAGGACGATCCAGAACAGCAGCCAAAGAGTGTGCTGAAATACAATGACTACGAGGCGATGGCGGTGGATATGGAGTACGAGGTGTTTAGCCAACAAAAGGTGGCCAATATGTACCGGCATGCGTTGGTTAAACAG atttCTATTATTAAGCAACTCACTGGAAAGACGCAGTTGATGCCTCTATTAGCCGACTACATACCCAAGCCGGAAACTAGTTCCAAAGGCGCCTGGACAGGAGGAAGTGTTGCCTACTTTGAGCGCAAACTGAAAGAGCTGGAGGAGCAGCGACCTCAGAGTCTTAAAGAAACACCAAAGGCTCTCAAAGAACGAAAGGGTTTCAAGCAGGATAGCAGTAAGCAGACATCCATTGCatcttttttcaaaaaagagATAAAAGAAGAGCCAATGGATGAGTCTGCGGAAACTTCTCCAACCATCAAAAAAGAGCCAGAAGAACCAGAAACTAAAGAAGAGGataagaaaaatgaaaacccTTCCTCGAATCAAATAAAGGATGAGCCCATGGATACCCAAGATAGTCCACAGTCCGACCTCGATGCCCTGCCCGACAGCATGGTTGGCGAAAGGAAATACAAACTACTGTCGAATGATGATGGCACCTACGACACTCACCGGCGGAAAAGGGTCTCGCACCAGCACCAACCCAAAGAAAAGGAATCCTCAAAGACAAAAGCCAGTTTTCAACAGCTGTTTGGATCCTTCAAAAGCGAGTCGGAAGAGGAACCGGAAGCGCCTTCAGTACTGGAGGAAAAGTCGGAGAAATCAAGCAGGAAGCCCGAAACACTTGGCTTTATGACAGCCAGGGAGATGTTGGACAAAAGTAAACCCAAAGAAAAGGACAACAAATCAGAGCCTTTGCGATTTATTTCAGCCAAGGAACTGTTGGAGAAAAATAAGACCAAGGAGGAGAAAAAGGAAGAAGTTCAGGATACTAACAGGGAAAAGGAAAAGAGTAAACCTAAAGATTCAAGTTTAGccaaaaaagaagaaaggGAAGATAAGATAGACGATCAGAAAAAGGAATCTGTTAAGAAAGAAGACAGCGAGAGCAAATCTCGCAAAGACGTGCCAAAAGAGTCAAGTTCTGAGAAACAAAAGGATAGAAAAGTTCAAGAAAAGCAGACATCTTCAAAAGACTCATCATCAGAGAAGAAAGATATCAAAAATGTGGACTCGAAAAAAAGCTCTCGAAAGGATTCCAAGCCAGAGAAGCATCAGCAGAAGAACGACGTCAGCAAGAATGTGGTTCAGTGGCTGAATCCCTACTACAAACGGAAGATAGCCACCAAGGAGCTGTTCAaggctctggccaaactgctcaCCCAGCGGATATGTGATGGCATTTTGG gtGACGGCGATGCAGGAAAGTGTTATATTAAGGAGACCTTCCACGGTCTCCAGATGATCAAAAACGATCAGGACATTGAGAAGTACTTCATCAAGTCCAAGTGA